One region of uncultured Sulfurimonas sp. genomic DNA includes:
- the queA gene encoding tRNA preQ1(34) S-adenosylmethionine ribosyltransferase-isomerase QueA, whose amino-acid sequence MNKEELLTSSYDFTLPSELIASYPAHPRDHAKLLIYNRQTDQIIHSHFYDLEKYIPKDCALIFNDTKVIKARLYGNKISGGKIELLINRPLDANNINVYIRGKVKVDTQILFDDELTAIVKELRKDGSRVVNFYKFASKLRFEELLPIIEKIGHIPLPPYIQRQDNKEDASEYQSVFAKEEGAVAAPTASLHFTKEQHQRVCKNYKYAFVTLHVGSGTFKPVETKTITEHPMHSEYYDISDEAKKILDTNIPILSVGTTSTRTIEFYARHQEMQRGEANLFLHPNNKPLRVNHLLTNFHLPKSTLLMLVASFVGLQKTQELYAEAIKNRYRFYSYGDAMLIL is encoded by the coding sequence GTGAATAAAGAAGAACTTCTTACTTCTAGCTATGACTTCACGCTCCCTAGTGAACTCATAGCTTCATATCCAGCGCATCCAAGAGACCATGCAAAACTTCTAATTTATAATCGCCAAACAGACCAAATAATTCACTCTCATTTTTATGATTTAGAAAAATACATTCCAAAAGATTGTGCTCTAATTTTTAATGATACCAAAGTTATAAAAGCTAGACTTTATGGAAATAAAATAAGTGGCGGAAAAATTGAACTTCTAATAAACAGACCACTAGATGCTAACAATATAAATGTATATATTCGTGGAAAAGTAAAAGTTGACACTCAAATACTCTTCGATGATGAACTAACAGCCATAGTAAAAGAGCTAAGAAAAGATGGAAGCAGAGTTGTAAATTTTTACAAGTTTGCTTCTAAATTACGTTTTGAAGAACTACTTCCAATTATAGAAAAAATTGGTCACATTCCACTTCCTCCATATATACAAAGACAAGACAATAAAGAAGATGCAAGTGAGTACCAAAGTGTTTTTGCAAAAGAAGAAGGAGCGGTAGCCGCGCCAACAGCATCTTTGCACTTTACAAAAGAACAGCACCAAAGAGTTTGCAAAAATTACAAATATGCTTTTGTAACTTTACATGTCGGAAGTGGTACTTTTAAACCTGTAGAAACTAAAACTATAACTGAGCATCCTATGCACTCAGAATATTACGATATATCAGATGAAGCAAAAAAAATACTAGATACCAATATACCAATACTAAGCGTAGGAACAACATCAACAAGAACAATTGAGTTTTACGCAAGACATCAAGAGATGCAAAGAGGTGAGGCAAATCTTTTCTTACACCCAAACAACAAGCCACTAAGAGTAAATCATCTTCTTACAAATTTTCATCTACCAAAATCAACTCTTTTAATGCTTGTAGCATCTTTTGTAGGTTTACAAAAGACTCAAGAACTCTACGCCGAAGCTATCAAAAATAGATATAGATTTTACTCTTATGGAGATGCAATGCTAATCTTATAG
- the gdhA gene encoding NADP-specific glutamate dehydrogenase has product MPYVNDVFEYLKRSSPYQKEFYQAAEEVLESLRPLMIKYPKYREHKIIERIVEPERQILFRVNWVDDNGVIQVNKGYRIEFNSALGPYKGGLRFHPSVTAGVIKFLGFEQIFKNALTGLPIGGGKGGSDFDPKGKSDNEVMRFCQAFMSELYRHIGANTDVPAGDIGVGAREIGYMFGMYKKLANRYEGVLTGKSLKWGGSLVRTEATGYGAVYFAKYMLEGRGETLEGKKCVVSGSGNVSIYTIEKLYHLGALPVTCSDSNGMIYDEQGIDLELLKELKEASRQRLTEYAKQRPHAKYTPVEEYPEGCNGVYSIPCYAAFPSATQNELNLKDAQNLLDNGCLCVSEGANMPSTPEAVDLFVDSKICYGPGKAANAGGVSVSQLEMAQNASMVNWTFEEVDAKLDQIMKNIYVSASETAAEFGEPTNLVLGANIAGFKKVADAMIEQGLV; this is encoded by the coding sequence ATGCCATATGTTAATGATGTTTTTGAATATTTAAAAAGATCGAGCCCTTATCAAAAAGAGTTTTATCAAGCTGCTGAAGAGGTTTTAGAATCACTTAGACCACTAATGATTAAATATCCAAAATATAGAGAACACAAAATAATAGAAAGAATAGTTGAACCTGAGAGACAGATACTATTTCGTGTAAACTGGGTAGATGACAACGGCGTTATTCAAGTAAATAAAGGTTATCGCATAGAGTTTAACTCGGCACTAGGACCATACAAAGGTGGACTTAGATTTCATCCAAGTGTAACTGCTGGTGTTATTAAATTTTTAGGCTTTGAGCAAATTTTTAAAAATGCCCTAACTGGTCTTCCAATCGGTGGTGGTAAAGGTGGAAGTGACTTCGACCCTAAAGGCAAATCTGACAATGAAGTTATGAGATTTTGTCAAGCATTTATGAGTGAACTATATAGACATATTGGTGCAAATACTGATGTTCCTGCAGGAGATATTGGTGTTGGTGCAAGAGAGATAGGCTATATGTTTGGAATGTATAAAAAACTAGCTAACAGATATGAAGGTGTTTTAACTGGAAAGTCTCTTAAATGGGGTGGTTCACTAGTTAGAACAGAAGCTACAGGTTATGGAGCTGTTTACTTTGCTAAGTATATGCTTGAAGGCAGAGGTGAGACACTTGAGGGTAAAAAATGTGTAGTATCTGGAAGTGGAAATGTTTCTATTTATACTATTGAAAAACTTTACCATCTAGGAGCTTTACCTGTTACTTGTAGTGATTCAAATGGTATGATCTATGATGAACAAGGAATTGACTTAGAACTCTTAAAAGAACTAAAAGAGGCAAGCAGACAAAGACTTACTGAGTATGCAAAACAAAGACCTCATGCAAAATACACTCCAGTTGAAGAGTATCCTGAGGGTTGCAATGGTGTTTACTCAATTCCTTGTTATGCAGCATTCCCAAGTGCTACTCAAAATGAGTTGAATCTCAAAGACGCTCAAAATCTTCTTGATAATGGTTGTTTATGTGTGAGTGAAGGTGCAAATATGCCATCAACTCCTGAAGCTGTTGATCTTTTTGTAGATTCAAAAATTTGTTATGGTCCAGGTAAAGCTGCAAATGCGGGTGGTGTTTCAGTTAGTCAATTAGAGATGGCACAAAACGCTTCTATGGTAAACTGGACTTTTGAAGAAGTAGATGCAAAACTAGATCAAATCATGAAAAACATCTATGTAAGTGCAAGTGAAACTGCAGCAGAATTTGGAGAGCCTACAAACTTAGTTTTAGGTGCAAATATCGCAGGTTTCAAAAAAGTAGCAGATGCCATGATAGAACAAGGTTTAGTATAA
- a CDS encoding DNA-processing protein DprA, with translation MEIIKEEISELKLMKKYPKELFYIGNIELLKRKKISIIGSRKPNQYARELTHKLVSKLSNAGVCIVSGGALGIDAIAHKSAGFDNTIMVAGTGLDKRYPAINKNIIQSIEERGLVISQFKQGTPSQRYNFPIRNEVVVALGDILIVSYGDINSGTMRSVEYALKMGKEIYVLPHRIGDSDGTNSLLEKNMAKAIYDIDEFVSKIVDIKVCAPDKDEFLQYCKKNSNYDDVVSKFSSKVFEYELSGKIEVLNGKIKVIA, from the coding sequence ATGGAGATCATAAAAGAAGAAATAAGTGAATTAAAATTAATGAAAAAGTATCCAAAGGAACTTTTTTATATAGGTAATATTGAGTTATTAAAGAGAAAAAAAATATCTATCATTGGTAGTAGAAAGCCAAATCAATATGCAAGAGAATTAACGCATAAGCTTGTAAGTAAATTATCTAATGCTGGAGTTTGTATAGTTAGCGGAGGAGCTTTAGGCATAGATGCCATAGCTCATAAATCGGCTGGATTTGACAATACTATTATGGTAGCAGGAACAGGACTAGATAAAAGATATCCTGCGATAAATAAAAATATAATACAAAGCATAGAAGAAAGAGGCTTGGTAATTAGCCAGTTTAAACAAGGTACACCATCCCAAAGATATAATTTTCCAATAAGAAATGAAGTGGTAGTAGCTCTTGGAGATATTCTAATCGTAAGTTATGGAGATATTAATTCAGGGACAATGAGAAGTGTAGAATATGCTTTAAAAATGGGTAAAGAGATCTATGTTCTACCACATAGAATAGGTGATAGCGATGGAACAAACTCTTTGCTTGAGAAAAATATGGCTAAAGCTATATATGATATTGATGAGTTTGTATCAAAAATCGTAGATATTAAAGTTTGTGCACCTGATAAGGATGAGTTTTTACAATATTGTAAAAAAAATTCTAACTATGATGATGTAGTTTCCAAATTTAGTAGTAAAGTTTTTGAGTATGAATTATCTGGAAAAATTGAAGTTTTAAATGGTAAGATAAAAGTAATAGCTTAG
- a CDS encoding divergent polysaccharide deacetylase family protein: MAKRKKSKSSSNKFLTYVAWVLAVIALSLSSLVGGYYIGYEEAKNDIKIKEKAQKNKKLLSLKKNEESSVKSDKKSVNTRLKDVLQKETKNYAGAAAHEYEDESLPKPPEPPLRVKRDIKASSSKPKLAIIIDDVSVKSHVNAIKSLNMPLTMSFLPPSKLRPNSAKLASHESIYMVHLPMEAQNFNAEEPSTLRVNDSELKIENTIKNIKKEFPRVSYINNHTGSKFTSDELAMNRLIYALKAQNINFIDSRTTAQTKAPKVMKNFGLTYVARDVFLDHFTDKSSIKKQIKKAIKIAKLHGSAIAIGHPHANTLLALHESKKLFKDVELVYINRLY, from the coding sequence ATGGCAAAAAGAAAAAAAAGTAAATCAAGTAGTAATAAATTTTTAACATATGTAGCATGGGTTTTAGCTGTTATAGCTCTTAGTCTTAGCTCTTTGGTTGGAGGATATTATATAGGCTATGAAGAAGCCAAAAATGATATAAAAATTAAAGAAAAAGCGCAAAAAAATAAAAAACTATTAAGCTTGAAAAAAAATGAAGAGAGTAGTGTTAAAAGCGATAAAAAAAGTGTAAATACAAGACTTAAAGATGTTTTACAAAAAGAGACAAAAAATTATGCAGGAGCAGCTGCTCACGAATATGAGGATGAATCTTTACCAAAACCACCAGAACCTCCATTGAGAGTAAAAAGAGATATTAAAGCTAGCTCTTCAAAGCCAAAATTAGCGATTATTATAGATGATGTGAGTGTAAAATCTCATGTTAATGCTATTAAAAGTCTTAATATGCCTTTAACAATGTCATTTTTACCCCCAAGTAAACTTCGTCCAAATTCTGCAAAGTTAGCATCTCATGAGAGCATATATATGGTGCATCTTCCCATGGAAGCACAAAATTTCAATGCAGAAGAACCTTCAACACTTCGCGTTAATGATTCAGAGTTAAAAATAGAAAATACTATAAAAAATATTAAGAAAGAATTTCCAAGAGTCTCTTACATTAATAATCACACAGGAAGTAAATTTACATCAGACGAACTCGCTATGAACCGTCTTATTTATGCACTAAAAGCTCAAAACATTAATTTTATAGACAGTAGAACTACAGCTCAAACAAAAGCACCAAAGGTTATGAAAAATTTTGGGCTTACTTATGTTGCAAGAGATGTTTTTTTGGATCATTTTACAGACAAAAGTTCAATTAAAAAACAGATTAAAAAGGCTATAAAGATTGCAAAACTTCATGGTAGCGCTATAGCTATTGGTCATCCTCATGCAAATACTCTTTTAGCTTTGCATGAATCAAAAAAATTATTTAAAGATGTTGAGTTAGTATATATAAATAGGCTCTATTAA
- the rpsF gene encoding 30S ribosomal protein S6 produces MRNYENLVIVKPTFTAEEIQASIKAIEETITSNGGEIATTDSMGMRKLAYPINKNERGYYHVIYYSIAPSAISEIERRFRINEDLLRFVTIKYDTNREVIAWKQLVEKAQKKAAAPAKEEAQVTEEAPAVEEAAAE; encoded by the coding sequence ATGAGAAACTACGAAAACTTAGTTATCGTTAAACCAACATTTACAGCCGAAGAAATCCAAGCTAGCATCAAAGCTATCGAAGAAACAATCACTTCTAACGGTGGCGAAATCGCTACTACTGACTCAATGGGAATGAGAAAACTTGCATATCCTATTAACAAAAATGAACGTGGTTACTACCATGTTATCTATTACTCTATTGCTCCTTCAGCGATTAGTGAAATTGAAAGACGTTTCCGTATCAATGAAGATCTTCTTCGTTTTGTAACTATCAAATATGATACAAATCGTGAAGTAATTGCATGGAAGCAATTAGTTGAAAAAGCACAGAAAAAAGCAGCTGCTCCTGCAAAAGAAGAAGCTCAAGTAACTGAAGAAGCTCCAGCAGTTGAAGAAGCAGCAGCTGAGTAA
- a CDS encoding single-stranded DNA-binding protein, producing the protein MYNKVILVGRLTRDIELRYTQGGMAVANTAIATNHNYSSNGEKKEEVCYTDITFFARSAEIANQYLRKGSQILVEGRLKFDKWVDQSGQNRSKHSVVVETMKMLDSKGDNQGGGYQAPAQNNSAQSYNQPQGQQQTQSYQQQQPSYGNNEPRQQQSYQQQASTQSRQMPSSDSVPVIDIDEDEIPF; encoded by the coding sequence ATGTACAATAAAGTTATATTAGTTGGACGATTAACTCGCGATATTGAACTTAGATATACTCAAGGTGGAATGGCAGTTGCAAATACTGCTATTGCTACAAACCATAACTATTCTAGTAATGGTGAAAAAAAAGAAGAAGTATGCTACACAGATATTACTTTTTTTGCACGTAGTGCAGAAATTGCCAACCAATACCTTCGTAAAGGAAGTCAAATCCTAGTAGAAGGAAGACTTAAATTTGATAAATGGGTAGATCAAAGTGGACAAAATAGAAGCAAGCACTCTGTAGTTGTTGAAACTATGAAAATGCTAGACTCTAAGGGTGATAACCAAGGTGGCGGATATCAAGCTCCTGCACAAAACAATAGTGCACAAAGCTATAATCAACCACAAGGTCAACAACAAACCCAAAGTTACCAACAGCAACAACCAAGCTATGGTAATAATGAGCCTAGACAACAACAAAGTTATCAACAACAGGCTTCTACTCAAAGTCGTCAGATGCCAAGCAGTGATTCTGTTCCTGTGATTGATATCGATGAAGATGAAATTCCATTTTAG
- the rpsR gene encoding 30S ribosomal protein S18, with translation MAEKRKYKKRYCKYCESKVDFMDYKDVGALRFSLSERYKIMPRRLTGNCKRHQDMISAVIKRARAAALVPYTVTRKAVVTAPFENLR, from the coding sequence ATGGCAGAAAAAAGAAAATACAAAAAAAGATATTGTAAATATTGTGAATCAAAAGTTGATTTTATGGACTACAAAGATGTAGGAGCATTACGTTTCTCTCTTTCAGAGCGTTATAAAATTATGCCTCGTCGTCTTACAGGAAATTGTAAACGTCACCAAGATATGATCTCAGCAGTTATAAAAAGAGCTAGAGCAGCAGCATTAGTTCCATATACTGTAACAAGAAAAGCAGTTGTAACTGCACCATTTGAAAACCTAAGATAG
- a CDS encoding OmpA family protein — MRILFILFLLLTCIYAKSSDFSVIIDEPFNDALFDITQDYDREISAVGFSREFKKTSSSQSKTYTNAFDYLSSISDAHGPQMRLVKIDNYANISLSKTTKMSSFSEAVSVVKTPSNGYFIGGHTLDGSLIILKLSSNGDTIFNKTFGTKNFDKMSNLIALSDGGVLAIGSSITSRSQNDALFETGLGLNDIYLTRFSKDGRKLWSKKYGTEYDDRGIDAVEAYDGSILVLSTTSYDKNRDVTLMRITENGNKIWLKHYKSNDVITPYKIIRLRDNNFLLSLTQKDEMQKEQIRLIKFDLQKNILIDTKIHTTYTSALKDIQEYSDGSLIGVGYVRDTFNTDALVMVIDSNLDMLYQEHYGEENYDIFNAVTILHNSQAAVAGIYTYKDSQESNMWVAKLNRDATLAQKSLKSINIYEELKKLFSKEIAAKKILIKEDLTIELTDAELYFKIAEYKLTQKQKLYLDKFSDKLVDFLHRYRQYIDSLEINGHTSSEWNGADFTNRYLKNEKLSMQRSYETLSYIFAKQDLKKQTWLSEILKGSGFSYSKRIMNNESENRDRSRRVNFKILLK; from the coding sequence ATGCGTATTCTTTTCATTTTATTTTTACTACTAACTTGCATATATGCAAAAAGTTCTGACTTCTCAGTTATTATTGATGAACCCTTTAATGATGCTTTATTTGATATTACTCAAGATTATGACAGAGAAATAAGCGCAGTAGGATTTTCAAGAGAGTTCAAAAAAACATCTTCTTCTCAAAGTAAAACTTACACTAATGCCTTTGATTATCTATCTAGTATTTCAGATGCACATGGTCCTCAGATGCGACTTGTAAAAATTGATAATTATGCAAATATATCACTAAGCAAAACTACAAAAATGTCTAGTTTTAGTGAAGCTGTTTCAGTTGTTAAAACTCCTTCTAATGGTTATTTTATTGGCGGACATACTCTTGATGGTTCTTTGATTATTTTAAAATTAAGTTCTAATGGCGATACTATTTTCAATAAAACATTTGGTACAAAAAATTTCGATAAAATGAGTAATCTTATAGCACTTAGTGATGGTGGTGTTTTAGCTATAGGTTCTTCTATTACTTCTCGCTCACAAAATGATGCTTTATTTGAAACTGGGCTTGGTCTTAATGACATCTACTTAACACGTTTTTCAAAAGATGGTAGAAAACTCTGGAGTAAAAAATATGGTACAGAGTATGACGATAGAGGAATAGATGCAGTTGAAGCATATGACGGTTCTATCTTAGTTTTAAGCACTACGAGTTACGATAAAAACAGAGATGTAACACTAATGCGTATAACTGAAAATGGAAATAAAATATGGCTAAAACACTACAAATCAAATGATGTTATTACTCCATATAAAATCATCAGACTAAGAGATAATAATTTTTTACTCTCCTTAACTCAAAAAGACGAAATGCAAAAAGAGCAGATAAGACTTATAAAATTTGATTTACAAAAAAATATCCTAATTGATACAAAAATTCATACAACTTATACTAGCGCACTCAAAGATATACAAGAGTATTCAGATGGTTCTTTAATTGGTGTTGGATATGTAAGAGACACTTTTAACACAGATGCACTTGTGATGGTTATAGACAGCAATTTGGATATGCTTTATCAAGAACATTATGGAGAAGAAAACTACGATATTTTTAATGCTGTTACTATCTTGCATAATTCCCAAGCTGCCGTTGCTGGAATATACACATATAAAGATTCACAAGAGTCAAATATGTGGGTAGCAAAGTTAAATAGAGATGCTACTTTAGCTCAAAAATCTTTAAAATCTATAAATATTTATGAAGAGTTAAAAAAGTTATTTAGCAAAGAGATAGCAGCTAAGAAGATTCTGATAAAAGAAGATTTAACTATTGAGCTTACAGATGCTGAGCTTTATTTTAAAATTGCTGAGTACAAACTTACACAAAAACAAAAACTCTATCTGGATAAATTTTCAGACAAATTAGTTGACTTTTTACATAGATACAGACAATACATAGACTCTTTAGAGATAAATGGACATACATCAAGCGAATGGAATGGTGCTGATTTTACAAATAGATATCTAAAAAATGAAAAATTATCTATGCAAAGATCTTATGAAACACTAAGTTATATTTTTGCAAAACAAGATCTAAAAAAACAGACCTGGTTAAGTGAAATTCTCAAAGGTAGCGGTTTTAGTTACTCTAAACGAATTATGAATAACGAGAGCGAAAATAGAGATCGCTCAAGAAGAGTGAATTTTAAAATACTTTTAAAATAA